One stretch of Pseudoxanthomonas sp. Root65 DNA includes these proteins:
- a CDS encoding DUF2059 domain-containing protein, whose amino-acid sequence MKKWMVCLLLVLASPVFHAAAAPASEASIRELLEVTRARAMLEQVYGQMESMYAGSMRQAFGDEMTPGQEARMQRFSTRMTALMKQEMGWDVMAPMYVDIYGKSFSEDEIQGMLAFYRTPAGQAVVDKMPLVMQNTMQAVQARMGAMMPAMQKMIAEEMEQAPAAAE is encoded by the coding sequence ATGAAGAAGTGGATGGTGTGCCTGCTGCTCGTCCTCGCGTCGCCGGTCTTCCATGCGGCCGCCGCACCTGCCAGCGAAGCTTCGATCCGCGAACTGCTGGAGGTGACCCGCGCGCGCGCCATGCTCGAGCAGGTCTACGGGCAGATGGAATCGATGTATGCCGGTTCGATGCGGCAGGCCTTCGGTGATGAGATGACGCCGGGGCAGGAAGCCCGCATGCAGCGCTTCAGCACCCGCATGACCGCCCTGATGAAGCAGGAGATGGGCTGGGACGTGATGGCGCCGATGTATGTCGACATCTACGGCAAGTCGTTCAGCGAGGACGAGATCCAGGGCATGCTCGCCTTCTACCGCACGCCGGCCGGCCAGGCCGTCGTCGACAAGATGCCGCTGGTGATGCAGAACACCATGCAGGCGGTGCAGGCGCGGATGGGCGCGATGATGCCCGCCATGCAGAAGATGATCGCCGAGGAAATGGAGCAGGCACCGGCTGCGGCCGAGTGA
- a CDS encoding SHOCT domain-containing protein translates to MGGISLWHWIILFLFFVLPVLAIGGLAWFLIRRSRAAATPAPTVEARLQRLDTLLAQGSITTAEHARQRAEILRSL, encoded by the coding sequence ATGGGCGGCATCAGCCTCTGGCACTGGATCATCCTGTTCCTGTTCTTCGTCCTGCCGGTCCTCGCCATCGGCGGGCTGGCGTGGTTCCTGATTCGCCGTTCGCGCGCAGCCGCGACACCGGCGCCCACCGTGGAAGCCCGCCTGCAGCGCCTGGACACGCTGCTGGCCCAGGGCAGCATCACCACCGCCGAGCATGCGCGCCAGCGCGCCGAGATCCTGCGCAGCCTCTGA
- a CDS encoding DUF3247 family protein: MTEAPQHLYTRQADIARMEALIQQLPDEVSVEIQLADGGSITGTVPARPTVQVFRDADGHEGFNAVVRIDDSKRPNVVHYLWLDRIATVTVLGSS, encoded by the coding sequence ATGACGGAAGCACCCCAGCACCTTTACACGCGGCAGGCCGACATCGCCCGCATGGAGGCCTTGATACAGCAGCTGCCCGACGAGGTGAGCGTGGAGATCCAGCTGGCCGACGGTGGTTCGATCACGGGCACCGTGCCTGCGCGCCCGACCGTGCAGGTGTTCCGGGATGCCGACGGCCACGAAGGCTTCAATGCCGTCGTGCGCATCGACGACAGCAAGCGGCCCAACGTCGTGCATTACCTGTGGCTGGACCGCATCGCCACGGTCACCGTGCTGGGCTCGTCCTGA
- a CDS encoding CPXCG motif-containing cysteine-rich protein, protein MPHLPSADIACPYCGETITLVVDDSAGDQQYIEDCHVCCRPIEVRVSVDDDGTVDVAAWGQDDA, encoded by the coding sequence ATGCCGCATCTTCCCTCCGCCGACATCGCCTGCCCGTACTGCGGCGAAACCATCACGCTGGTGGTGGACGATTCGGCGGGCGACCAGCAGTACATCGAGGACTGCCATGTCTGCTGCCGGCCGATCGAAGTGCGGGTGAGCGTGGACGACGACGGCACGGTGGACGTGGCGGCGTGGGGCCAGGACGACGCCTGA
- a CDS encoding ABC transporter ATP-binding protein, whose protein sequence is MFRFFETRINPYPKGEPSTPPRKLLPFLLHYSRPLLPWLIAMSVLTGVISALEITFFDYMGQLVDWMGSTGRESFLQVHGEKLLWMGVLVLVAYPLLVLVQSLVIHQTIFGNYPMIARWLSHRYLLRQSVGFFQDEFAGRISQKVMQTALSIRETVMKLMDVFVYVVVYFVGTVVLVAQADVWLVLPLVVWLVSYLLLVFHFVPRLQKVSMAQSDARAQMTGRIVDSYTNIQTIKLFAHTMREQDYARGAMDEFMVTVHAQMRLVTQLTVSLHTLNAFLLASVAGVAIWAWLQSSISMGAIAVAIALVMRIRSMSDWILWEVAGLFENIGTVEDGMGTLAQPLAIADAKGAKDLEVAQGEIRFDHVKFHYGREAKVIDDLSLVIKPGEKLGIVGRSGAGKSTLVNLLLRFYDVEGGRILIDGQDVAHVTQESLRRNIGMVTQDTSLLHRSIRDNIRYGRPDATEEELLQASERAHADEFIRGLTDAKGRSGYDTQVGERGVKLSGGQRQRVAIARVLLKDAPILVLDEATSALDSEVEAAIQEQLYALMEGKTVIAIAHRLSTIAVLDRLIVMDGGRVIESGSHEQLLQQDGLYAALWRRQSGGFIGVDVEDVEA, encoded by the coding sequence ATGTTCCGATTCTTCGAAACCCGCATCAATCCGTACCCGAAAGGCGAGCCCAGCACGCCGCCCCGCAAGCTGCTGCCGTTCCTGCTGCACTATTCGCGGCCGCTGCTGCCGTGGCTGATCGCCATGTCGGTGCTGACCGGCGTGATCTCCGCGCTGGAGATCACCTTCTTCGACTACATGGGCCAGCTGGTCGACTGGATGGGCAGCACCGGGCGCGAGAGCTTCCTGCAGGTGCACGGGGAGAAGCTGCTGTGGATGGGTGTGCTGGTGCTGGTGGCCTACCCGCTGCTGGTGCTGGTGCAGTCGCTGGTCATCCACCAGACCATCTTCGGCAACTACCCGATGATCGCCCGCTGGCTGTCGCACCGTTACCTGCTGCGGCAGAGCGTGGGCTTCTTCCAGGACGAGTTCGCCGGCCGCATCTCGCAGAAGGTCATGCAGACCGCGTTGTCGATCCGCGAGACGGTGATGAAGCTGATGGACGTGTTCGTCTACGTCGTCGTCTACTTCGTCGGCACCGTGGTGCTGGTGGCGCAGGCCGACGTGTGGCTGGTGCTGCCGCTGGTCGTCTGGCTGGTCAGCTACCTGCTGCTGGTGTTCCACTTCGTGCCGCGCCTGCAGAAGGTCTCGATGGCGCAGTCGGATGCGCGTGCGCAGATGACCGGGCGCATCGTCGACAGCTACACCAACATCCAGACCATCAAGCTGTTCGCCCATACCATGCGCGAGCAGGACTATGCGCGTGGCGCCATGGACGAATTCATGGTCACCGTGCACGCGCAGATGCGGCTGGTCACCCAGCTGACCGTCAGCCTGCACACCCTAAACGCGTTCCTGCTGGCCAGCGTGGCCGGCGTGGCGATCTGGGCATGGCTGCAGTCGTCGATCTCGATGGGCGCGATCGCCGTCGCCATCGCGCTGGTGATGCGCATCCGCTCGATGTCGGACTGGATCCTGTGGGAAGTGGCGGGCCTGTTCGAGAACATCGGCACGGTCGAGGACGGCATGGGCACGCTGGCCCAGCCGCTGGCGATCGCCGATGCGAAGGGGGCTAAGGACCTGGAGGTCGCCCAAGGCGAGATCCGCTTCGACCACGTGAAGTTCCACTATGGCCGCGAGGCCAAGGTGATCGACGACCTGTCGCTGGTCATCAAGCCGGGCGAGAAGCTCGGCATCGTCGGCCGCTCCGGCGCCGGCAAGTCCACGCTGGTGAACCTGCTGCTGCGCTTCTACGACGTGGAAGGCGGGCGCATCCTGATCGACGGCCAGGACGTGGCGCACGTCACCCAGGAATCGCTGCGCCGGAACATCGGCATGGTCACCCAGGACACCTCGCTGCTGCACCGTTCGATCCGCGACAACATCCGCTACGGCCGTCCGGACGCCACCGAGGAAGAGCTGCTGCAGGCATCCGAGCGCGCGCATGCGGACGAGTTCATCCGCGGGCTGACCGATGCCAAGGGCCGCAGCGGCTACGACACCCAGGTGGGCGAGCGCGGCGTGAAGCTGTCCGGCGGGCAGCGCCAACGCGTGGCGATCGCCCGCGTGCTGTTGAAGGATGCGCCGATCCTGGTACTGGACGAGGCGACCTCGGCGCTGGATTCGGAAGTCGAAGCCGCCATCCAGGAGCAGTTGTATGCGCTGATGGAAGGCAAGACCGTCATCGCCATCGCCCACCGCCTGTCCACCATCGCCGTGCTCGACCGGTTGATCGTGATGGATGGCGGCCGCGTGATCGAAAGCGGCAGTCACGAGCAGCTGCTGCAGCAGGACGGCCTGTACGCCGCCCTATGGCGCCGGCAGTCGGGGGGGTTCATCGGGGTGGATGTGGAGGACGTCGAGGCGTGA
- the soxR gene encoding redox-sensitive transcriptional activator SoxR: METELTVGQVAARAGVAISTLHFYEARGLIHSWRNAGNQRRYARDVLRRVAVIKVAQRTGIPLAEIQSALSSLPENRTPTAADWKKLSARWHAALDARIASLIRLRDQLDGCIGCGCLSLKACPLRNPWDALGEEGPGARLLDGER; this comes from the coding sequence ATCGAAACAGAGCTCACCGTCGGCCAGGTGGCCGCACGCGCGGGCGTCGCCATCTCCACGCTGCACTTCTACGAGGCCAGGGGGCTGATCCACAGTTGGCGCAACGCCGGCAACCAGCGCCGCTATGCGCGCGACGTGCTGCGCCGTGTCGCCGTCATCAAGGTGGCGCAGCGCACCGGCATTCCGCTGGCGGAAATCCAGTCCGCGCTGTCGTCGCTGCCGGAGAACCGCACGCCCACTGCCGCCGACTGGAAGAAGCTCTCGGCGCGCTGGCACGCCGCGCTCGATGCGCGCATCGCCAGCCTTATCCGCCTGCGCGACCAGCTCGACGGCTGCATCGGCTGCGGTTGCCTGTCATTGAAAGCCTGCCCGCTGCGCAATCCCTGGGACGCACTGGGCGAGGAGGGGCCGGGCGCGCGCCTGCTCGATGGGGAGCGCTGA
- a CDS encoding type 1 glutamine amidotransferase domain-containing protein, protein MKILMVLTSHDRLGDTGHKTGFWLEEFAAPYYVFRDAGAELVLASPKGGQPPLDPKSDAPDAQTAATVRFNADADALAALAATQRLKDVVDDEFDAVFYPGGHGPMWDLAEDADSIRLIEQTFSAGKPVAAVCHGPAVFRHTRSSLGEPLVKDKRVTGFSNEEEAAVGLTDVVPFSLEDALKKNGAHYERGALWQSHVVVDGTLVTGQNPASSEAAAEDVLRLLR, encoded by the coding sequence ATGAAGATCCTGATGGTGCTGACGTCGCATGACCGCCTGGGCGACACCGGGCACAAGACCGGCTTCTGGCTGGAGGAATTCGCCGCGCCGTACTACGTGTTCAGGGACGCGGGCGCGGAGCTGGTGCTGGCCTCGCCGAAGGGCGGGCAGCCCCCGCTGGACCCGAAGAGCGACGCGCCCGATGCGCAGACCGCCGCCACGGTGCGCTTCAACGCGGATGCCGACGCGCTGGCCGCCCTGGCGGCGACGCAGCGGCTGAAGGACGTGGTGGACGACGAGTTCGATGCGGTCTTCTATCCCGGCGGACACGGCCCGATGTGGGATCTGGCCGAGGATGCCGATTCCATCCGGCTGATCGAACAGACCTTCTCCGCCGGCAAGCCGGTGGCGGCGGTCTGCCACGGGCCGGCGGTGTTCCGTCACACCCGCAGTTCGCTCGGCGAGCCATTGGTGAAGGACAAGCGCGTGACCGGCTTTTCCAATGAAGAGGAGGCGGCGGTCGGCCTGACCGATGTGGTGCCGTTCTCGCTGGAAGACGCGCTGAAGAAGAACGGCGCCCATTACGAGCGTGGCGCGCTGTGGCAGTCGCATGTGGTGGTCGATGGGACGCTGGTGACCGGGCAGAATCCGGCCTCGTCCGAGGCGGCGGCCGAGGACGTGCTGCGGCTGTTGCGCTGA
- a CDS encoding NAD(P)H-dependent oxidoreductase — protein MPAPLHLALLYGSTREGRFCDTVADWLRTQLELRRDFVVDAVDPALLDLPSRHGGAPSADLVNLQQRVWRADAFVVVVPEYNHGYPAALKFVIDSVQAHWQAKPVAFVAYGGHSGGVRAAEQLRQVFSGLHAVPVRDGVYFTQAWDRFDVAGRPREGDASARAAHRMLDQLAWYGHALRQARAAWPYPAG, from the coding sequence ATGCCCGCTCCCCTGCACCTGGCGCTGCTGTACGGCAGCACCCGCGAAGGCCGCTTCTGCGACACCGTCGCCGATTGGCTGCGCACGCAGCTCGAGCTGCGCCGCGACTTCGTCGTCGATGCGGTCGATCCCGCCCTGCTCGACCTGCCGTCCCGCCATGGCGGCGCACCGAGCGCTGACCTGGTGAATCTGCAACAACGCGTCTGGCGCGCCGACGCCTTCGTGGTGGTGGTGCCGGAGTACAATCACGGCTATCCGGCGGCGCTCAAATTCGTGATCGATTCGGTCCAGGCCCACTGGCAGGCCAAACCGGTCGCGTTCGTCGCCTATGGGGGCCACAGCGGCGGCGTTCGCGCGGCGGAACAGTTGCGGCAGGTGTTCTCCGGGCTGCATGCGGTACCTGTACGCGATGGCGTGTACTTCACGCAGGCATGGGACCGGTTCGACGTCGCCGGCAGGCCGCGTGAAGGCGATGCCAGCGCACGCGCCGCGCACCGCATGCTGGACCAGCTCGCCTGGTACGGCCACGCGCTCCGCCAGGCGCGCGCGGCCTGGCCCTATCCCGCCGGCTGA
- a CDS encoding HAD-IB family hydrolase — protein sequence MPDLALFDFDGTLTTHETFPDFMRYAVPRWRLLVGGALLAPVVFGYRRGWVAGNPTRASIVQVGLRGVQATRLRAQGDAFAREVLPGLLRPEAMEKLAWHRERGDRIVVVSGGLDVYLAPWCAAQGLELACSVLAERGGRITGYAGAQCVGEEKVRRIRALCDPQAYVAIHAYGDTHEDMAMLAMAQYRTYRGRAMA from the coding sequence GTGCCCGACCTCGCGCTGTTCGACTTCGACGGCACGCTGACTACGCACGAGACCTTCCCGGACTTCATGCGCTACGCGGTGCCGCGCTGGCGCCTGCTGGTGGGCGGTGCGTTGCTGGCGCCGGTGGTGTTCGGCTACCGGCGCGGCTGGGTGGCGGGCAATCCGACACGGGCCAGCATCGTGCAGGTGGGATTGCGCGGCGTGCAGGCCACGCGTCTGCGGGCGCAGGGCGACGCCTTCGCGCGCGAGGTGCTGCCGGGCCTGCTGCGGCCCGAGGCGATGGAGAAGCTGGCATGGCATCGCGAACGCGGCGACCGCATCGTCGTGGTGTCCGGCGGGCTGGATGTCTACCTGGCGCCGTGGTGCGCCGCGCAGGGCCTGGAACTCGCGTGTTCGGTACTGGCCGAGCGCGGCGGACGCATTACCGGCTATGCCGGTGCGCAATGCGTGGGCGAGGAGAAGGTGCGCCGCATCCGCGCGTTGTGCGATCCGCAGGCCTATGTCGCCATCCATGCCTACGGCGACACCCACGAAGACATGGCCATGCTGGCGATGGCGCAGTACCGGACGTATCGCGGGCGAGCCATGGCCTGA